The window GATTGCGCGCCACGCGCCAAGAATGTGATCGGGAATATCGAACGACTGATACGGCCACTCGAGCTGCTCGCGGGCCGCTTTGATCTCATCCGGGCCAAGCGGTTCGCCGTGAGCGGACGATTTGCCCGCTTTGTTCGGCGAACCAAATCCGATGACCGTCTTGCATGCGATCAGCCACGGGCGCGATGTATCTGCCTTTGCTTTTGCAATCGCTGCTGCAATCGCTTGCGGATTGTGTCCATCGACGCTCAGCGTATTCCAGCCTGAGGCCTCGAAACGCTTTGCTTCGTTGTCGGAGACTGAAAGGTTCGTCGCGCCGTCGATCGAGATCGAGTTGTCATCCCAAAGCACGATGAGCTTGCCGAGCTTCAAATGGCCGGCGAGCGAGATTGCCTCCTGACTGATACCCTCCATCAGGCATCCGTCGCCCGCGATGACGTAGGTGTGATAGTCAATCAGGTCGCTGCCGACGCGCGCGGCCAAAAGCTTCTCGGAGATTGCCATGCCGACCGCATTGGCAAGACCCTGGCCGAGCGGACCGGTCGTCGTTTCGATGCCGGGCGCGTGTCCATATTCCGGATGGCCCGCCGTCTTCGAGCCGAGCTGGCGAAAGTTCTTGATTTCTTCGATCGTGACGCCGGGATAGCCGGTGAGATGAAGCAGCGCGTAAAGCAGCGCGGAACCATGACCGGCCGACAGGACGAAGCGATCGCGATTGGGCCACGCGGGATCGGTCGGATCGAAACGGAGAGCATCGTTAAAGAGGACCGTTGCCACGTCCGCCATGCCCATCGGCATTCCCGGGTGTCCCGAGTTGGCGGCCTGCACGGCGTCCATGGCGAGAGCGCGGATGGCATTCGCCAAAGCTCTGGTGCTCGGTTCCGGGGTGCTCACAGCCTTGGTCTGGGCTTTGCTCATGGTCGTGTCGGATCCAGTCTTTCGGCGCCCTGTGGCGCGGCTCATCGGGTTGCCGGACATTTACCGGGGTAACGGGGGGCCGTCTACCGCAGACCCCGACGCGTCCGGTCAATGTTGAGCATTTCCAAGACTCGTGCTTCAGACGAAGTGTCACGGCCGCCGTCAGAGCCGCTCCGGCTTAGCTGTGCCGTCGCGCTGGCTTTTTTCCGCCTGCGCCAATTTCGCCTCCTCGATCTCGTCGTCTCGGAAGAGTTTTTCCAACATGGCCTGGGAGGATCGCGCACGCTCGGCCAGCTTTTCGGCGTCAGAGGCGTGCTTGTAGTCCTCGTTCAAGCGCCGCTCGTCGTGGTTGCGGAATGTCTGAACCGCCCGTTGGGCGACGCGTTCGGAATAGCCAAGGCCCACCAGCAGTTCGCGCGTGAGATCGAGGGAGGCGAGAAACGTCTCTCGCCGTATTCCGGTGACGCCGAGATCGAGAAGGCGTAACGCGTGAAGACGGTCGCGTGCGCGGGCGTAGATCGGAACATTCGGGTAATTGGCTTTGACGATCGCCGCGGCTCGCATCGCGGCTTCGACATCATCGATCGCGAGCACGAACGCGCGCGCACGTCCGATCTGAGCTGCCTCCAGAACCTCCGTCCGACTGGCGTCGCCGAAGAAGGCCGTCGCACCGAAGCGGCTCACGAATTCAATCTGCTCAGCGCTGATATCGAGCGCGGTGAACGGCACGCCCTTCGCGCGCAGAACGCGGGCAACGATCTGGCCGAAGCGGCCGAAGCCAGCGATGACGACGTGGCCATCTTTCTCGGGCGGCCTATCGAACGCGCGCTGAGGTAACGCCGTCTTGGAAAGCAGGCGATCCAGCATCAGCAGGATCAGTGTGAGCGCCATCGATAGAGTGACGACGACGGCCAGGATTTCCGACGGCCTCGTGCCGAGAACGCCCGCCGCGCGCCCAACGGACAAAAGCACGAATGCAAATTCGCCGCCTTGCGATAGCGCGAATGCGAGGCGACGCGACGGCCTTGCTTCAAGTCCTTGCCAGCGGCCGAGCGCATACAGAATTCCTGCTTTCACGGCGATCAGCGTCGCCGTCAGCGTTATGATCAGCGCCGGTTCGGACGCGATCAGCCGAAGGTTCAGCGACATGCCGATGGCGGTGAAGAAGATGCCGAGCAGCAGGCCTTCGAATGGCGCGATGTCGGCTTCAAGCTCGTGCCGGTAGCTGCTTTCCGCGAGGAGCGCTCCGGCGATAAACGCGCCGAGCGACGGGGATAGCCCGACCGACTCCATGATGAGCGCGATGCCGACCACGGTCAGCAGCGCCGCAGCCGTCATGGCCTCCTTGACCTTCGACAAGGCAACGACGCGCAACAGGAAGTCGAGCACATAACGTCCGATTACGATGACGGCGACGATCGTCGCTAAGCCTTTGCCAAGCGCCAGATAGTCTATCTTGAGCGCTTCATGCGCTGCGGTCACAGCAAAATAAGGAGCGAGCGCAATCAGCGGGATGGCCGCAAGATCCTGAAACAGCAACACCGAGAAGCCGAGCCGCCCGTGGCGGGTCTGCAGTTCGCCGTTCTCCTCCATCACCTGAAGCGCGAAGGCCGTCGAGGAAAGAGCAAGAGCCGCCGCCGCAAAAAGCGCGGGTTGCCACTGACTGCCGAAGACGACGATGCCGATGGCTCCAAGCGCGATCGATGTCAGTGTGACCTGCGCCGTACCGAGGCCGAAAATGGCCTGCCGCATCGCCCACAGGCGCTTCGGGCGCAGTTCGAGGCCAATGAGAAACAGCAGGAGGACGACGCCAAATTCGGCGAAGTGAAGAACCTGTTCGGCGTCTTGCTCTGTGAAAAGCGCGCCTGCGCCGAGCGGTCCCAGCAGGACGCCCGCCACCAGGTAACCGAGCACCGCGGCAATGCCGAGCCAGCGCGCGAGAGGAGCGGCCAAAGCCAGCGCGGCCAGGAGGATGGCGAGGTCGTTGAGTGTCAAGCATCCCCCATGGCTACGCAAAATGGCGTTCGAGGCAGCGACCTACGGCTCCAAATATATGGCAGCGCCGCTGCGGGTCCCGGACAGAAATTAGGTCCTATAGGCCGATTTGAGGCCGCGACCAGGGAAGAACCTGCGTCAATTTAGAAAGTCCTCACGGCTGAGCGTGAAGCTCCGTCACGAAGCCGCCGATCTCCTGCCAGCCGTCGGTTCCGTCAGGATACCAATTGACGTTCGTATAGCCGTAGCTAAGCGCTCTCTTCGCCGCATTCCAGCTCATCCAGCAGTCTCGAAGGCAGAAAAAGACGAGACCGCGGCTCTTGTCGCCTTTGGTCAGCGCTTCGAGATGCTGACGAAAATAGGCGTCAGACGTCGAAGAGAGCACGCCGTAACCGACGTTCGGCAACCAAATCGCGTTGTCGATCGATACGTGGGTTGTTTCGCGCCAGAGCGTTCCCGCTGGCAGTTTGGGCGGTTTCGGCGGGTGCGGGTAGACGTCAATAAAAACAGCGGATTTCGCAGTCCAGAGCTTCATGGCGGCAGCGTCGGAAAGGACTGTTGCCCCTTTGAGAGTCTGCGGAACGGGGCCACGATATTCGTCCGTTCGGTAGTCGGCGGGTTCGGGAACAGTTGCGCGCACGCCTGCTGGTGCGGCTGCGGGTTCGATATCCGCAGCGAACGACGGCGGCACGCTCGCCGCTTGAGCCAGGAGGCCGAGGAGCACAACGAGAGCCGCGACGAGATTCAAATCGCGGGCGCGGGAAACGAATGGCTTCAAGGAGAAAGTCCGACTGCTGTTTCTCAGGCCAGCCTATTCCGAAAAGCTTGCCGAAGAAACTGGGCACAGAGACCTAGTGCGATTCCGCCTAGTGGGGCGCGGGCGTGGGTGCGGCCTCGGCTGGCTTTTCCGGTGTTGCAGCAGCAGGCGGTTCGCTGGACGGTGCAGCCGCCGCAGTGACAGGGCCGCGAGGCTTCGTCACCATCTCCATCGAGGTGTCGTCGTCAACCAGCAGCGGTACGCCGAAGTCGAGAAGCACTTGGTCGATATCGCCCTGCCGCTTCTTGATGACTTCGTTCAGACGCCTCTTCCAATTGTCATCGCCGTTGCGGACGCCCATCGTAATGCGGAACGCAATTTTGCCCGCTCCCGATTCATTCAGCAGCGGAACAACGACGAGTGGTTCGCCGCCGCGCGACGCCCAATAGGATGCAATTGGACCCCAATCAACGGCGACATCGATAACGCCTGAGCGGATGTCATTCATCATGTCGGCGGCCGGATTGGAAAAACGGCGATCGACCATCATCGGGTATCCGTGGACATTGCCCATCAGACCGTGTTTCGCGACGTAGTTTCCGCCAGCAGATCCCTGTACGACGCCGATTTTTTTGCCCTTGAGCCGGGGATCAGCGAGTGTCGTGACGCCGTCGAGGCCCGTACCCTTCTTATAGATCAATGCCGACGTTGAGCGGTAAATGGCATTTGTATTAAGAACGAGATCGTCGCCCTGGCCCCAGCCTATGACGAGATCGCAGCGCTTGGCGCCAAGCGTCATACGGATGAAGCCCGTTGCTTTGGGAAACCACGTATAGACGACGGGAAGTTTCAATTCGCTGCCGATGATGTCAGCAATCTTGTTTTCGAACCCCTCGCCTTTCTGGTTCGAGAAGGGAAGATCTGCGGGGTCGGCGCAGACGCGCAGCTGAGTGCGACTTACAAGATCGGCGCGTGGAACGTCTGCGGCTTTCGCCGGAATTGTCGAAGCGAAGATCGAGCCTGCTGCGAGCAAGGCGATCATCTGCCCAATTGTGCGAAATTCCTGAAGCGCTTGTTTCCTCACGAGCGGCGACCTCATTTTATTGTTTCTTTTCTGCTCAGCCGGATCGCAACGATAGCAATGGCTGGCGAGTGGGAAGCAGTTTATCTGCTTTCGATTTTAATATGGGAGGAGCCCACGTCCGCGCCTAGATCGCGGGCTCCTATCTTTCCAACTTTCAATGTCAACTTACCGGCATCATTAGCCAGTGCAATCGTCGGCCGACTTGCGCGCCTCAGGCGAAATATCTTCGCGGCCGTTGGGGCGTCCTGCCGGCATGACACCGAGCGAACGCGCTTTGATGTACGTGTAGATGTCGTCGATGTAGCACATGATGTTGCGGTCTTCACCGAAGGCCGGCATCACGAATTCGGTACCACCGCGGTTCTCACGCTTGCCGCTCGAAACTGTTGCGATGAACGTGTTGTAGTCCATCGTCTTGAGCGAGTCTGCGAGAGAGGGTGCAAACGTGCTGCCCAGCGCGTTCGGACCGTGGCAAACGTGGCATGCGTCGTGGTAGCGGCGGAAGCCATTCCACGTGCCCCAATCGACCATGTAATCCTTTGTTACGACCGGCTGAGGATCGCCATCCTTATTGCGATAACGGCCATCTTCCCATTTTACGCCGTCCATCGTCTTCGCGAGTTCGCTGACGGGGTTCGGAACAGCAGCGTCGCCATCCGGCTTACGAGAACCTGGCTTCGCTTCTGCTGCAGGATCTGCAGCGGCTGCCGCCGGTGCATCTTTCTTCGGCGTTTCCGCGGGCTCACTCAGAGCGGCGCCAGCGCCGGCGCATACGAACAGGGCTACGGCGAATGCACGACCAAACTTATTCACGAGCGTCCTCTTCTCTTCTTGTCGGATAATTTCTTGGGATATATCGAAAACCATTATGATGGTTTTATAGTTCCAATTTCT is drawn from Hyphomicrobium methylovorum and contains these coding sequences:
- a CDS encoding PQQ-dependent catabolism-associated CXXCW motif protein, translating into MEPAAAPAGVRATVPEPADYRTDEYRGPVPQTLKGATVLSDAAAMKLWTAKSAVFIDVYPHPPKPPKLPAGTLWRETTHVSIDNAIWLPNVGYGVLSSTSDAYFRQHLEALTKGDKSRGLVFFCLRDCWMSWNAAKRALSYGYTNVNWYPDGTDGWQEIGGFVTELHAQP
- a CDS encoding c-type cytochrome, methanol metabolism-related, with amino-acid sequence MNKFGRAFAVALFVCAGAGAALSEPAETPKKDAPAAAAADPAAEAKPGSRKPDGDAAVPNPVSELAKTMDGVKWEDGRYRNKDGDPQPVVTKDYMVDWGTWNGFRRYHDACHVCHGPNALGSTFAPSLADSLKTMDYNTFIATVSSGKRENRGGTEFVMPAFGEDRNIMCYIDDIYTYIKARSLGVMPAGRPNGREDISPEARKSADDCTG
- a CDS encoding monovalent cation:proton antiporter-2 (CPA2) family protein is translated as MTLNDLAILLAALALAAPLARWLGIAAVLGYLVAGVLLGPLGAGALFTEQDAEQVLHFAEFGVVLLLFLIGLELRPKRLWAMRQAIFGLGTAQVTLTSIALGAIGIVVFGSQWQPALFAAAALALSSTAFALQVMEENGELQTRHGRLGFSVLLFQDLAAIPLIALAPYFAVTAAHEALKIDYLALGKGLATIVAVIVIGRYVLDFLLRVVALSKVKEAMTAAALLTVVGIALIMESVGLSPSLGAFIAGALLAESSYRHELEADIAPFEGLLLGIFFTAIGMSLNLRLIASEPALIITLTATLIAVKAGILYALGRWQGLEARPSRRLAFALSQGGEFAFVLLSVGRAAGVLGTRPSEILAVVVTLSMALTLILLMLDRLLSKTALPQRAFDRPPEKDGHVVIAGFGRFGQIVARVLRAKGVPFTALDISAEQIEFVSRFGATAFFGDASRTEVLEAAQIGRARAFVLAIDDVEAAMRAAAIVKANYPNVPIYARARDRLHALRLLDLGVTGIRRETFLASLDLTRELLVGLGYSERVAQRAVQTFRNHDERRLNEDYKHASDAEKLAERARSSQAMLEKLFRDDEIEEAKLAQAEKSQRDGTAKPERL
- a CDS encoding substrate-binding domain-containing protein → MRSPLVRKQALQEFRTIGQMIALLAAGSIFASTIPAKAADVPRADLVSRTQLRVCADPADLPFSNQKGEGFENKIADIIGSELKLPVVYTWFPKATGFIRMTLGAKRCDLVIGWGQGDDLVLNTNAIYRSTSALIYKKGTGLDGVTTLADPRLKGKKIGVVQGSAGGNYVAKHGLMGNVHGYPMMVDRRFSNPAADMMNDIRSGVIDVAVDWGPIASYWASRGGEPLVVVPLLNESGAGKIAFRITMGVRNGDDNWKRRLNEVIKKRQGDIDQVLLDFGVPLLVDDDTSMEMVTKPRGPVTAAAAPSSEPPAAATPEKPAEAAPTPAPH